The proteins below are encoded in one region of Pseudonocardia sp. DSM 110487:
- a CDS encoding FmdB family zinc ribbon protein: protein MPTYQYACTACDHRFEAVQSFTDASLTECPACSGNLRKVFSSVGIVFKGSGFYRTDSRSGGGGVAANTDSKSDSGKSDSGKSDSGSSTGGAKETSSSSTPSSSSAAPAA from the coding sequence GTGCCGACCTACCAGTACGCCTGCACCGCCTGCGACCACCGGTTCGAGGCCGTGCAGTCCTTCACCGACGCGTCGCTGACCGAGTGCCCGGCGTGCTCGGGCAACCTGCGCAAGGTCTTCTCGTCGGTCGGGATCGTGTTCAAGGGCAGCGGTTTCTACCGCACCGACAGCCGTTCCGGCGGGGGTGGCGTCGCCGCCAACACCGACTCGAAGAGCGACTCCGGCAAGTCCGACTCCGGCAAGTCCGACTCGGGCTCGTCGACGGGCGGCGCGAAGGAGACCTCGTCGTCGAGCACACCCAGCTCGTCGTCGGCCGCTCCCGCCGCCTAG
- a CDS encoding GNAT family N-acetyltransferase, whose product MAHAYPGRTSARHPGWPARLGPLRVRAGVVALRPVRLRDGGAWSAVRIRDEQYLAPWEPTMPGSWAERHSPGEWPARWLQLRAAGRRGVALPFAVTLDDRFVGHVMVGNVVREPLLSAYVGYWVDSTVAGGGVITGAVALVVDHCFNRVGLHRVEATVRPENAASLRVLEKLGFREEGLFRRYLDVDGAWRDHACFALTADEIRPGGLTGRLVAAGRAERVHTTPA is encoded by the coding sequence ATGGCGCACGCGTACCCGGGGCGGACGTCCGCCCGCCATCCCGGCTGGCCCGCCCGGCTCGGACCGCTGCGCGTCCGGGCGGGCGTCGTCGCGTTGCGGCCGGTCCGGCTGCGTGACGGCGGGGCGTGGTCCGCGGTCCGGATCCGCGACGAGCAGTACCTCGCGCCGTGGGAGCCGACGATGCCCGGCAGCTGGGCCGAACGGCACTCGCCGGGGGAGTGGCCCGCGCGCTGGTTGCAGCTGCGAGCCGCCGGGCGGCGCGGCGTGGCCCTTCCGTTCGCCGTGACGCTGGACGACCGCTTCGTCGGCCACGTCATGGTGGGCAACGTCGTGCGCGAGCCGTTGCTCTCCGCTTACGTCGGCTACTGGGTGGACTCCACCGTCGCGGGCGGTGGCGTGATCACCGGTGCCGTCGCGCTCGTGGTGGACCACTGCTTCAACCGCGTCGGCCTGCATCGGGTGGAGGCCACGGTCCGGCCGGAGAACGCCGCGAGCCTGCGCGTACTGGAGAAGCTCGGGTTCCGCGAGGAGGGGCTCTTCCGCCGCTACCTCGACGTCGACGGCGCATGGCGCGACCACGCCTGCTTCGCGCTGACCGCCGACGAGATCCGCCCCGGAGGCCTCACCGGACGCTTGGTGGCCGCGGGCCGTGCGGAACGGGTCCACACGACACCGGCGTAG
- the mscL gene encoding large conductance mechanosensitive channel protein MscL, translating into MFKGFKDFILRGNVVDLAVAVVIGAAFGSIVTSFTQRILQPLINAITPPESPGFGIQIVPGKESTYIDVASVISAALNFLIVAAVVYFLIVLPLNHLKERRKRGEETGPAEPTDVELLTEIRDLLRAQQAGERQS; encoded by the coding sequence GTGTTCAAGGGATTCAAGGACTTCATCCTGCGCGGCAACGTGGTCGACCTTGCCGTTGCCGTCGTCATCGGTGCCGCGTTCGGCAGCATCGTCACGTCGTTCACCCAGCGGATCCTGCAGCCGCTCATCAACGCGATCACGCCACCGGAGAGCCCCGGCTTCGGCATCCAGATCGTCCCGGGCAAGGAGAGCACCTACATCGACGTCGCCTCGGTGATCTCGGCGGCGCTCAACTTCCTCATCGTCGCGGCCGTCGTCTACTTCCTGATCGTGCTTCCGCTCAACCACCTCAAGGAGCGGCGCAAGCGCGGGGAGGAGACCGGCCCTGCCGAGCCCACCGACGTGGAGCTGCTCACCGAGATCCGCGACCTACTGCGCGCGCAGCAAGCCGGAGAGCGTCAGTCCTGA
- a CDS encoding FAD-dependent monooxygenase — protein sequence MSPTANADVLVVGAGPTGLLLAGDMAEAGLSVVLVERRPHKVSNLSRALVVHARVLEQFDARGIADEVVASGHPISRLALFEAARLNPSRLPTRYPFVLFTPQYEVEKVLERRAREAGVAFEYETKVVAVEQDADGVTAHTEDEDGQPGATFRASYLVGADGVHSSVRPAIGQPFPGDTILSSLILADVRLDKAPDRPFVVNAVPDGFALLTEMGDGLYRVTGWNRRHQLPDDAPLEEDEVKELLRMNFGTDYGITEIPWMSRFHSDERQAPAYRVGRVFLAGDAAHVHSPAGAMGMNTGLQDAANLSWKLVAVLRDGADDRLLDTYQVERHAVGKVVLRMSGTLVRAALLRGFAARLLRRAAGTVVSNFRPLADKAASMISGIGIAYKAPRGAHKLTGRRAPDVELVEGRLNELQCGGRFVLITPAGQDADVPGHVVHAHWTGDRRTTALVRPDGYFAWATDRPDEEGLRAAVATWAGTATTR from the coding sequence ATGTCACCCACTGCCAATGCCGACGTCCTCGTCGTGGGCGCGGGGCCGACCGGGCTGCTCCTGGCCGGGGATATGGCCGAGGCGGGCCTGTCGGTCGTGCTGGTCGAGCGTCGCCCGCACAAGGTCAGCAACCTGTCCCGGGCGCTGGTCGTGCACGCCCGGGTGCTGGAGCAGTTCGACGCCCGCGGCATCGCCGACGAGGTCGTTGCGAGCGGGCATCCCATCAGCCGGCTGGCGCTGTTCGAGGCGGCCCGGCTCAACCCCTCGCGGCTGCCCACCCGCTACCCGTTCGTCCTGTTCACGCCGCAGTACGAGGTGGAGAAGGTGCTGGAACGCCGGGCCCGTGAGGCCGGTGTCGCCTTCGAGTACGAGACCAAGGTCGTCGCGGTGGAGCAGGACGCGGACGGCGTCACGGCCCATACGGAGGACGAGGACGGGCAGCCGGGCGCCACGTTCCGCGCGTCCTACCTGGTCGGTGCCGACGGGGTGCACAGCTCGGTCCGGCCCGCAATCGGCCAGCCCTTCCCCGGCGACACGATCCTCAGCTCGCTGATCCTCGCCGACGTCAGGCTCGACAAGGCACCGGACCGGCCCTTCGTCGTGAACGCCGTCCCGGACGGGTTCGCGCTGCTCACCGAGATGGGCGATGGCCTGTACCGGGTGACCGGCTGGAACCGGCGTCACCAGCTTCCCGATGACGCGCCGCTGGAGGAGGACGAGGTCAAGGAACTGCTCCGGATGAACTTCGGGACCGACTACGGGATCACCGAGATCCCCTGGATGTCGCGGTTCCACAGCGACGAGCGGCAGGCCCCGGCCTACCGCGTCGGGCGGGTGTTCCTCGCTGGTGATGCCGCGCACGTGCACTCCCCGGCAGGCGCCATGGGCATGAACACCGGCCTGCAGGACGCCGCCAACCTCAGCTGGAAGCTGGTGGCCGTGCTGCGCGATGGCGCCGACGACCGGTTGCTGGATACCTACCAGGTCGAACGGCACGCGGTCGGCAAGGTCGTGCTGCGGATGAGCGGGACGCTGGTGCGGGCCGCCCTGCTACGCGGATTCGCCGCCCGGCTGCTGCGCCGCGCGGCCGGAACGGTCGTCAGCAACTTCCGTCCGCTGGCCGACAAGGCGGCGTCCATGATCAGCGGGATCGGCATCGCCTACAAGGCCCCGCGCGGCGCGCACAAGCTGACCGGACGGCGCGCCCCCGACGTCGAACTGGTCGAGGGACGGCTGAACGAGCTCCAGTGCGGCGGCAGGTTCGTGCTGATCACACCGGCCGGTCAGGACGCGGACGTGCCCGGCCACGTCGTCCACGCGCACTGGACGGGCGACCGACGCACCACGGCCCTCGTCCGTCCCGACGGCTACTTCGCCTGGGCGACCGACCGCCCCGACGAGGAGGGCCTCCGCGCGGCCGTCGCCACATGGGCGGGCACCGCGACCACACGATGA
- a CDS encoding SAF domain-containing protein has translation MTDSRLAPRPLSRFGAFVVGPGWRRVALLRRAAAGVLATLALALAIAPGPDAGGVPVVVAAVDVAAGSTLRPADLGVRHWPADLVPGGALPDPAGAEGRVLVGAARAGEPITDTRLAGPAAVLGAPAGAAAVPVRLADSGAAALLIPGSTVDVVTVGGESGEPVVLATAAAVLAVLPPDSPSSGRLVLVAMPAGIAARVAAASLTEQVAVTLR, from the coding sequence ATGACCGACTCCCGGCTCGCGCCCCGGCCGCTCTCGCGGTTCGGAGCGTTCGTCGTAGGTCCGGGCTGGCGCCGGGTCGCGCTGCTGCGCCGGGCCGCGGCCGGCGTGCTCGCGACGCTCGCACTGGCGCTGGCAATTGCGCCCGGACCCGATGCGGGCGGCGTGCCGGTGGTCGTCGCCGCGGTCGACGTCGCGGCCGGATCCACGCTCCGCCCGGCCGATCTCGGGGTGCGCCACTGGCCCGCCGACCTGGTGCCCGGCGGCGCCCTGCCCGATCCGGCAGGTGCCGAGGGACGGGTGCTCGTCGGCGCCGCCCGTGCGGGTGAGCCGATCACCGACACGCGCCTCGCAGGCCCTGCCGCCGTGCTCGGCGCCCCGGCAGGGGCGGCGGCCGTGCCGGTCCGGCTGGCCGACTCCGGCGCTGCCGCGCTGCTCATCCCGGGGAGCACCGTCGACGTCGTCACGGTCGGCGGGGAGAGTGGCGAGCCCGTCGTGCTCGCCACCGCCGCGGCCGTGCTCGCCGTCCTGCCACCCGACTCGCCGTCGTCCGGGCGGTTGGTGCTGGTCGCGATGCCGGCCGGGATCGCTGCGCGAGTGGCGGCCGCGTCGCTCACCGAGCAGGTCGCCGTTACGCTCCGCTAG
- a CDS encoding TetR/AcrR family transcriptional regulator yields MATPTRPGPDSSSGNPRAHGRSEARERLLSTASALFYREGIRAVGVERILADAPATRATFYRHFPSKEDLVLAYLRGVDTQTRADVQAAIETAPSPADALRAIGTAVVDDLARPEFRGCAFLKAAAEYPHPDDPVRRMILDHRAWYVATLTELFAQVFGASPRRGKPEHAARHFVMMRDGAMSGADLDGVDSVGAAFHRGVEGLLTVLH; encoded by the coding sequence ATGGCGACACCGACCCGCCCCGGGCCCGACAGCTCGAGCGGCAACCCGCGGGCGCACGGGCGGTCCGAGGCCAGGGAGCGGCTGTTGTCCACGGCCAGCGCGCTGTTCTATCGCGAAGGGATCCGCGCGGTTGGGGTCGAGCGGATCCTCGCCGATGCCCCGGCCACCCGAGCGACGTTCTACCGGCACTTCCCCTCGAAGGAAGACCTCGTACTCGCCTACCTGCGCGGCGTTGACACCCAGACCCGCGCCGACGTGCAAGCGGCCATCGAGACCGCGCCGTCGCCTGCCGACGCACTGCGTGCGATCGGCACCGCCGTCGTTGACGACCTCGCCAGACCGGAGTTCCGCGGGTGCGCTTTCCTCAAGGCCGCCGCCGAGTACCCCCACCCGGACGACCCTGTGCGCCGGATGATCCTCGATCACCGAGCCTGGTACGTGGCCACTCTCACCGAGCTCTTCGCGCAGGTCTTCGGAGCCTCACCACGGCGCGGCAAACCGGAGCACGCCGCACGGCACTTCGTCATGATGCGCGACGGCGCCATGTCCGGCGCCGATCTCGACGGCGTCGACAGCGTCGGTGCCGCGTTCCACCGCGGCGTCGAGGGCTTGCTCACCGTCCTCCACTGA
- the glp gene encoding gephyrin-like molybdotransferase Glp — protein sequence MRTVDEQLERILAAAVRPAPVRVAISDAHGLRCAEEVVSSRPLPGFDQAAIDGYAVRSVDLAGASLAEPASVPVVGEIPAGSRQPLRLQPGQAVRVAAGAPLPTLADAVVPVANTDAGTARLEVHQGVPSAAFVRRIGEDVQPGDVAVRRDAVIGAAQVAMLAAAGRDKVLVHPKPRVSVISVGDELVELARTPGAGQIVDVCSHALTAAAREAGADTARAGLVRGDAREVCAALQDRLPFSDVIVVCGAVGGAAGAEVKSALVGLGDIDDTRVAMHPGSTQAFGRLGPDAVPTFLFPAYPATALLLFEVLVRPLVRLALGRTDPYRRMITARLTSPVTSMKGRRGYVRGRLLREQATGDYLVQPLGTSGTHLLSSIGEANGLIILPEDLTESTVDEQVTVAFLPAPH from the coding sequence GTGCGCACGGTCGACGAGCAGCTCGAGCGGATCCTCGCCGCCGCGGTGCGGCCCGCGCCGGTGCGGGTCGCGATCTCGGACGCGCACGGCCTGCGCTGCGCCGAGGAGGTCGTCTCCTCGCGGCCGCTTCCCGGCTTCGACCAGGCGGCCATCGACGGCTACGCGGTGCGCAGCGTCGATCTCGCGGGCGCGTCACTGGCCGAGCCGGCGTCCGTGCCCGTCGTCGGGGAGATCCCCGCGGGTTCCCGCCAGCCGCTGCGGCTGCAGCCCGGCCAGGCCGTGCGCGTCGCCGCGGGGGCGCCGTTGCCGACGCTCGCCGACGCCGTCGTCCCGGTCGCGAACACCGACGCCGGAACAGCGCGCCTCGAGGTGCACCAGGGCGTGCCGTCGGCGGCCTTCGTGCGCCGTATCGGTGAGGACGTGCAGCCGGGTGACGTCGCGGTGCGCCGGGACGCCGTGATCGGTGCGGCCCAGGTGGCCATGCTTGCCGCGGCAGGCCGCGACAAGGTGCTCGTACACCCGAAGCCACGCGTCTCGGTGATCTCGGTCGGTGACGAGCTCGTGGAGCTGGCCCGCACCCCGGGCGCAGGTCAGATCGTCGACGTCTGCTCGCACGCCCTCACGGCGGCAGCCAGGGAGGCGGGGGCAGACACGGCGAGGGCGGGGCTCGTCCGCGGCGACGCACGCGAGGTGTGCGCCGCGCTGCAGGACCGGCTCCCGTTCAGCGATGTGATCGTGGTCTGCGGTGCCGTCGGGGGCGCGGCGGGCGCCGAGGTGAAGTCGGCCCTCGTCGGGCTCGGGGACATCGACGACACCCGCGTCGCGATGCACCCTGGCTCCACCCAGGCGTTCGGGCGGCTCGGTCCGGACGCGGTGCCGACCTTCCTCTTCCCGGCCTACCCCGCCACCGCGCTGCTGCTGTTCGAGGTGCTGGTGCGCCCGCTGGTACGTCTCGCGCTCGGCCGCACCGATCCTTACCGGCGGATGATCACAGCCCGGCTCACGTCGCCCGTCACCTCGATGAAGGGGCGGCGCGGCTACGTGCGCGGCCGGCTGCTGCGTGAGCAGGCCACCGGCGACTACCTCGTGCAACCTCTCGGCACTTCCGGCACGCACCTGCTGTCGTCCATCGGTGAGGCCAACGGGCTGATCATCCTTCCCGAGGACCTCACCGAGTCCACGGTGGACGAGCAGGTCACCGTGGCGTTCCTGCCCGCTCCGCACTGA
- a CDS encoding UTP--glucose-1-phosphate uridylyltransferase has translation MSEVVPGKRSFRSAVVPAAGLGTRFLPTTKAVPKELLPVIDTPGIELVAAEAAEAGAEQLLIVSSPGKDAVAAYFADSSELEKELASRGKEALVAKVRRAHELIGVRTVTQDEPRGLGHAVGCAREAIGPDEQAFAVLLPDDLVLPAGVLGKMAEVRERYGGSVLCAFDVPREAISAYGVFEVEDTGDADVKRVHGMVEKPAPEEAPSTFAAAGRYLLDRAVFDAIDRIEPGAGGELQLTDAIALLIDEGHPVHVVVHRGDRHDLGNPSGYVRAFVDFALDDPDIGPDLRAWLAARLES, from the coding sequence ATGAGTGAAGTCGTGCCTGGGAAGCGCTCGTTCCGCTCCGCGGTGGTGCCGGCTGCGGGCCTGGGCACGCGATTCCTGCCGACGACGAAAGCCGTGCCGAAAGAACTGCTTCCGGTCATCGACACCCCGGGTATCGAGCTGGTGGCTGCCGAGGCCGCGGAAGCGGGTGCCGAGCAACTGCTGATCGTCAGCTCGCCCGGTAAGGACGCGGTGGCCGCCTACTTCGCGGATTCATCGGAACTGGAGAAAGAGCTCGCATCCCGGGGCAAGGAGGCACTGGTCGCGAAGGTGCGGCGCGCCCACGAGTTGATCGGCGTGCGCACCGTCACCCAGGACGAGCCGCGAGGCCTCGGCCACGCCGTGGGATGCGCGCGCGAGGCGATCGGACCCGACGAGCAGGCATTCGCCGTGCTGCTTCCCGACGACCTCGTGCTGCCTGCCGGGGTCCTCGGCAAGATGGCTGAGGTCCGCGAGCGCTACGGCGGCAGCGTGCTCTGCGCCTTCGACGTGCCGCGCGAAGCGATCTCGGCCTACGGCGTCTTCGAGGTCGAGGACACCGGTGACGCGGACGTCAAGCGGGTGCACGGGATGGTCGAGAAGCCGGCGCCGGAGGAGGCGCCGTCCACGTTCGCCGCGGCCGGGCGCTACCTGCTCGACCGCGCCGTCTTCGACGCGATCGACCGGATCGAGCCCGGCGCGGGCGGCGAGCTGCAGCTCACCGACGCCATCGCGCTGCTGATCGACGAGGGCCACCCCGTGCATGTGGTCGTCCACCGTGGCGATCGGCACGACCTCGGCAACCCCTCCGGCTACGTCCGGGCATTCGTCGACTTCGCGCTCGACGACCCCGACATCGGCCCCGACCTGCGTGCCTGGCTGGCCGCCCGCCTAGAGAGTTGA
- the glpR gene encoding gephyrin-like molybdotransferase receptor GlpR, translating into MPSSMIFASLVVLWLLILVPAVARRRQEVARPSVAALSGRVLDRPRRAPGQAMGREREGDGMDDEPGGVDDHVDNRVDDHDDRADDLFTHTVAERDDRRWERPPPRYRPGRGGFDPEAAALAARTRYAFRQRVVLTMLIVALVTGVIAAFAVPGLWWAHGAVDLGLVSYLVYLRRQVRFEEAIRERRAARMAGTRRPAAADDPELDAWARRGRELTRPDDRYEADEDDHRYDDWDELEDADALDEEPERVTGAGTPLRDREDDAQPVEAEPALPRLRPAPPPALPAGTSLVEADEDDPELHVLDGPARPGYRRAVGE; encoded by the coding sequence GTGCCGAGCTCGATGATCTTCGCGAGCCTGGTCGTGCTCTGGCTGTTGATCCTCGTCCCCGCCGTCGCGCGGCGCCGGCAGGAGGTGGCCCGACCGAGCGTCGCCGCGCTGTCGGGGCGGGTGCTCGACCGGCCGCGCCGGGCTCCGGGACAGGCCATGGGCCGCGAACGGGAGGGGGACGGGATGGACGACGAACCGGGCGGCGTCGACGACCATGTCGACAACCGCGTCGACGACCACGACGACCGTGCCGACGATCTGTTCACCCACACGGTTGCTGAGCGTGACGACCGCCGCTGGGAGCGCCCGCCGCCGCGCTACCGCCCCGGCCGCGGCGGGTTCGACCCCGAGGCGGCCGCGCTCGCCGCCCGCACGCGCTACGCGTTCCGCCAGCGGGTCGTGCTCACGATGCTGATCGTGGCCCTCGTCACCGGTGTGATCGCCGCCTTCGCCGTGCCCGGCCTGTGGTGGGCGCACGGCGCCGTCGACCTCGGTCTCGTGAGCTACCTCGTCTACCTGCGCCGCCAGGTCCGGTTCGAAGAGGCGATCCGTGAGCGGCGGGCCGCCCGGATGGCAGGCACCCGCCGCCCCGCCGCGGCCGACGACCCCGAACTCGACGCATGGGCGCGCCGCGGCCGTGAGCTCACCCGCCCCGACGATCGCTACGAGGCGGACGAGGACGACCACCGCTACGACGACTGGGATGAACTCGAAGACGCAGACGCCCTCGACGAGGAACCCGAGCGCGTCACCGGCGCCGGCACGCCGCTGCGCGACCGCGAGGACGACGCCCAGCCGGTCGAAGCCGAGCCCGCGCTCCCGCGCCTGCGTCCGGCCCCGCCGCCCGCACTCCCTGCCGGCACCTCGCTCGTCGAGGCGGACGAGGACGACCCCGAACTCCACGTCCTCGACGGCCCAGCCCGGCCGGGATACCGCCGTGCGGTCGGGGAGTGA
- a CDS encoding 5-formyltetrahydrofolate cyclo-ligase codes for MTGRAVLAEKTRWRTTLVAARRALPAAERAARAAALATTAVELAAGTGGPVCAYLPVGSEPGSPELVAALHGAGHEVLLPVVPPDAGPLDWAAYTGPDSLAAGPLGLREPTGPRLGPGAIARARLVLVPGLAVDLSGVRLGRGAGHYDRTLPLAAPGVPIVIVLNDEELVERLPSEPHDRLVTGALLARAGLVTLGNNPRP; via the coding sequence GTGACGGGACGCGCCGTTCTCGCGGAGAAGACACGCTGGCGTACCACTCTCGTGGCAGCTCGGCGGGCCCTGCCGGCCGCCGAACGGGCAGCGCGGGCGGCGGCGCTCGCCACCACGGCCGTGGAACTGGCGGCCGGCACCGGCGGTCCGGTATGCGCCTACCTCCCGGTCGGCTCGGAGCCCGGATCGCCCGAGCTGGTGGCCGCCCTGCACGGTGCGGGGCACGAGGTCCTGTTGCCCGTCGTGCCTCCCGACGCCGGGCCGCTCGACTGGGCCGCGTACACCGGCCCCGACTCCCTCGCCGCGGGGCCGCTCGGGCTGCGCGAACCGACCGGGCCGCGCCTCGGCCCCGGCGCCATCGCACGGGCGCGGCTCGTGCTGGTGCCAGGGCTCGCCGTCGACCTCAGCGGCGTGCGGCTCGGCAGGGGCGCCGGGCACTACGACCGCACCCTGCCGCTCGCGGCGCCGGGCGTGCCGATCGTCATCGTGCTGAACGACGAAGAGCTGGTGGAACGGCTGCCGTCCGAGCCGCACGACCGGCTCGTGACCGGCGCCCTGCTCGCGAGAGCCGGCCTCGTCACGCTCGGGAACAACCCCCGACCCTGA